In bacterium, one DNA window encodes the following:
- a CDS encoding beta-galactosidase, which yields MGTRPPTRLLVALLVLALGPLVQAAELQDNLYTGVSTEVVTPHLTWAKPYAGGTTRVLVIAPAWSQRETVELQQRFDFDCRAVMTETHMNLAQEAGFLAPDKVALRFDQGLAWKPDVIVIGGLNWGMLLLEHRAEILRQVQAGAGLVYVGPPKNDELAQLFSRGVEDRGVTIAAGLPWDLLTAFRERRIADVIQSGTFGQGRWVALRYQTNSTNQSLTPSLWPWPAPWEYEPYIALVGRAVLCAAKREPASVLSPPLQDAFAQADLPATLVVPVKLPADRPTRVTGSVLRVPNGPSQPLAPAAVAEGQARLSLPVLPDGRYVAHLVAADAQGRALDWGSFPFTVSAPRQGVLHLPQAAYDAGDTISGEVTLIAPLAPGQWLRVRLWDNHGRLLGEQRGVAGQELKFSFPNVRPLGTSLVRLEASVLDPRGAVRTSAATLPVRYRQRPDFHLACWEESEVDYISGLWYRRFRELGMDAIFYRGDRSNREAAARMIAEADLFGASAFAGYYPKTEQSDLGPVHNPCLHDPAYQQASREAADKSRPFALCDNLFYPSGSDAGMRGNCFSHQTLAAFRQWLQGRYKSLEELNAAWGTTFGSWGAVVPDSLDRAKARLANGVLPPTPSLQGGGFASWVEHTRFMEQSYREHLQDVTREIRSFDPPALVGEDGYGRLNSTDGADWWNLLHDWGFVNLYTYQDPPQMEIVRSLAQSCPNLKLRSLYWGSYDGQFGNQRFMRWLPWYALLHDYNGLFWWIANGKATYGSAPGIAGPDFRLTRTYATSLNEVQDIRRGLAELIQPAQRHHDGVAIFYDQTAVHAVTAYKHPSALVNAYTVFQGLLEDLGLQYDYVAGAQVEQGLLGRQGYRVLVMAQALALSEGAAKQIRDFVNQGGLVIADVLPGQYDALLRPAFGGSLLADLFGKPGEVKHTGTGMTVVMNAFPSDYPRRRNEDVGKQARAQLQAWLEPLHLAPLARFSSDNGDIAPGVEVVTYTHRGTSFVGVINDTGKPVSGRLKAGGQACVTDVRTRRYLGEVADWPVTLEPGETKLFALCPYEVTGLILKPERAGVVAGQTWQARVQAVPSRGRANAAHSFVTEVLDPAGQPHPLYAQALTAGGEAAATLSIPFALNDAPGQWRVRVTETISGRAADAAVTVTAPPRP from the coding sequence GTGGGGACACGCCCGCCCACGCGACTGCTTGTCGCTCTGCTCGTCCTCGCCCTCGGGCCGCTCGTCCAGGCCGCCGAGTTGCAGGACAACCTCTACACCGGCGTCTCCACCGAGGTCGTGACACCGCACCTCACCTGGGCCAAGCCATACGCGGGCGGGACGACGCGGGTGCTGGTGATCGCGCCCGCCTGGAGCCAGCGCGAAACGGTTGAGCTGCAGCAGCGCTTCGACTTCGACTGCCGCGCGGTCATGACCGAGACGCACATGAACCTGGCGCAGGAGGCCGGCTTCCTCGCGCCGGACAAGGTGGCCCTGCGCTTCGACCAGGGGCTGGCCTGGAAGCCGGATGTCATCGTCATCGGCGGGCTGAACTGGGGGATGCTGCTGCTGGAGCACCGGGCGGAGATCCTCCGGCAGGTCCAGGCAGGCGCGGGGCTGGTCTACGTCGGCCCGCCCAAGAACGACGAACTGGCGCAGCTCTTCAGCCGCGGCGTCGAGGACCGCGGCGTGACCATCGCCGCCGGTCTGCCATGGGACCTGCTGACTGCCTTCCGTGAGCGCCGGATCGCCGACGTCATCCAGAGCGGCACGTTCGGCCAGGGCCGCTGGGTGGCGCTGCGCTACCAGACCAACTCGACCAACCAGTCGCTGACGCCGAGCCTGTGGCCGTGGCCCGCGCCCTGGGAATACGAGCCGTACATCGCGCTCGTCGGGCGCGCGGTGCTGTGCGCGGCGAAGCGCGAGCCCGCGTCGGTGCTGTCGCCGCCGCTGCAGGACGCCTTCGCCCAGGCCGATCTGCCCGCCACGCTGGTCGTGCCGGTGAAGCTGCCGGCAGACCGGCCGACGCGTGTGACCGGCTCCGTGCTGCGCGTGCCCAATGGGCCGTCGCAGCCGCTCGCACCCGCCGCCGTGGCGGAGGGGCAGGCACGACTGTCCCTGCCGGTGCTGCCCGATGGGCGCTACGTGGCACACCTCGTGGCTGCAGATGCGCAGGGCCGGGCGCTCGACTGGGGCAGCTTCCCCTTCACGGTGTCGGCCCCGCGCCAGGGTGTGCTGCACCTGCCGCAAGCCGCGTACGACGCGGGCGACACCATCAGCGGCGAGGTGACGCTGATCGCGCCGCTGGCGCCGGGGCAGTGGCTCCGCGTGCGGCTGTGGGACAACCACGGGCGCCTGCTGGGCGAGCAGCGGGGCGTGGCCGGGCAGGAGCTGAAGTTCAGCTTCCCCAACGTGCGGCCCCTCGGCACGTCCCTGGTGCGCCTGGAAGCGTCGGTCCTGGATCCGCGCGGCGCAGTGCGGACGAGCGCCGCGACCTTGCCGGTGCGCTACCGACAGCGCCCGGACTTCCACCTCGCCTGCTGGGAGGAGTCGGAGGTGGACTACATCTCCGGCCTGTGGTACCGGCGCTTCCGCGAGCTGGGGATGGATGCGATCTTCTACCGGGGCGACCGCAGCAACCGTGAGGCCGCCGCGCGGATGATCGCCGAGGCGGACCTCTTCGGCGCCTCGGCCTTTGCGGGGTACTACCCGAAGACCGAGCAGAGCGACCTGGGGCCGGTGCACAACCCGTGCCTACATGACCCGGCCTACCAGCAGGCCAGCCGCGAGGCAGCGGACAAGTCGCGGCCCTTCGCGCTCTGCGACAACCTGTTCTACCCCTCCGGCAGCGACGCCGGGATGCGCGGCAACTGCTTCTCACACCAGACGCTGGCGGCGTTCCGGCAGTGGCTGCAGGGGCGCTACAAGAGTCTGGAGGAGCTGAATGCGGCGTGGGGGACGACGTTTGGGAGTTGGGGGGCAGTGGTGCCCGACAGCCTCGACAGGGCGAAGGCGCGACTCGCGAACGGCGTCCTACCCCCTACCCCCTCCTTACAGGGAGGGGGATTCGCGTCGTGGGTGGAGCATACGCGCTTCATGGAGCAGAGCTACCGCGAGCATCTGCAGGATGTCACGCGGGAGATCAGGAGCTTCGACCCGCCGGCGCTGGTGGGCGAGGACGGCTATGGGCGGCTGAACTCGACCGACGGGGCCGACTGGTGGAACCTGCTGCACGACTGGGGCTTCGTCAACCTGTATACCTATCAGGACCCACCGCAGATGGAGATCGTGCGGTCGCTGGCGCAGAGCTGCCCGAACCTGAAGCTGCGCAGCCTGTACTGGGGGTCGTACGACGGGCAGTTCGGCAACCAGCGGTTCATGCGCTGGCTGCCCTGGTATGCCCTGCTGCATGACTACAACGGGCTGTTCTGGTGGATCGCCAACGGCAAGGCGACCTACGGCTCCGCGCCGGGGATCGCCGGGCCGGACTTCCGCCTCACGCGCACCTATGCCACGAGTCTGAACGAGGTCCAGGACATCCGGCGGGGCCTCGCCGAGCTGATCCAGCCCGCGCAGCGCCACCATGACGGCGTGGCGATCTTCTATGACCAGACGGCCGTCCATGCCGTCACGGCCTACAAGCACCCCTCGGCGCTGGTCAACGCCTACACGGTGTTCCAGGGCCTGCTGGAGGACCTGGGGCTGCAGTACGACTACGTCGCGGGGGCACAGGTGGAGCAGGGCCTGCTCGGCCGGCAGGGCTACCGGGTGCTCGTGATGGCCCAGGCGCTGGCCCTGTCGGAGGGGGCGGCCAAGCAGATCCGCGACTTCGTCAACCAGGGCGGCCTGGTCATCGCCGACGTGCTGCCGGGCCAGTACGACGCGCTGCTGCGGCCGGCGTTCGGCGGGTCGCTGCTGGCTGACCTGTTCGGGAAGCCCGGCGAGGTCAAGCACACCGGCACCGGAATGACCGTCGTGATGAATGCCTTCCCGAGCGACTATCCGCGTCGCCGCAATGAGGACGTGGGCAAGCAGGCGCGCGCGCAACTGCAGGCGTGGCTAGAGCCGCTGCACCTCGCGCCGTTGGCCCGCTTCAGTAGCGACAACGGGGACATCGCGCCGGGGGTCGAGGTGGTGACATACACCCACCGCGGCACGAGCTTCGTCGGCGTCATCAACGACACCGGCAAGCCCGTGAGCGGTCGCCTGAAGGCCGGCGGGCAGGCCTGCGTGACCGATGTGCGGACGCGCCGGTACCTGGGGGAGGTCGCGGACTGGCCGGTCACGCTGGAGCCGGGCGAGACGAAGCTGTTCGCCCTGTGTCCGTACGAGGTGACCGGCCTGATCCTCAAGCCCGAGCGGGCCGGTGTCGTCGCGGGTCAGACGTGGCAGGCGCGCGTGCAGGCCGTCCCCAGCCGGGGCCGGGCCAACGCCGCCCACAGCTTCGTGACCGAGGTCCTCGACCCGGCGGGGCAGCCGCACCCGCTCTACGCCCAGGCCCTCACCGCCGGCGGCGAGGCGGCGGCGACGCTCAGCATCCCCTTCGCCCTCAACGACGCGCCCGGTCAGTGGCGTGTGCGCGTGACAGAGACCATCAGCGGCCGAGCCGCCGACGCGGCGGTCACGGTCACGGCGCCGCCGCGCCCGTAG